A window of Amycolatopsis australiensis contains these coding sequences:
- a CDS encoding MinD/ParA family ATP-binding protein → MTGPSEESAPGHPEQAEQAAAPQQPGLFADDRTDSHPHPETSGAYDVQPTQAVAPPPNPAASGPHQVPNPVVSGPHQLPNPAVSGPHQVPNPAVSGPHQVPPYGYDQNLPPLHPQYDPAQQYAQAQAQYPPQQQPGLPQPQGGRHAAPPQPGHGHDLSTAHLVKQTKRPPQSGWRKAVYLGSGKLINPGESPADTQRRDLIARVNQPLRGCYKIAMLSLKGGVGKTTVTTTLGSTFASLRGDRVVAVDANPDRGTLSQKIPLETTATVRHLLRDAARITRYSDVRSYTSQGASRLEILASEQDPAVSEAFSEDDYRRTVNLLEHFYNIVLTDCGTGLMHSAMKGVLDVADALVVVSSGSVDGARSASATLDWLEAHGYGELVKRSVAVINSVRPKGGSVDLDKLSAHFGAKVRAVCRVPFDPHLEEGAEIELDRLSGDTRLALLELAATVADGFATPLSQGYR, encoded by the coding sequence GTGACCGGACCCAGCGAAGAATCGGCTCCTGGCCACCCCGAACAGGCTGAACAGGCGGCTGCCCCGCAGCAACCGGGGCTGTTCGCCGACGACCGGACGGACTCACACCCGCACCCGGAGACCTCGGGCGCGTACGACGTGCAGCCGACCCAGGCCGTCGCGCCGCCGCCGAACCCGGCGGCGTCGGGCCCGCATCAGGTGCCGAACCCGGTCGTGTCGGGCCCGCACCAGTTGCCGAACCCGGCGGTGTCGGGCCCGCACCAGGTGCCGAACCCGGCGGTGTCCGGGCCGCACCAGGTGCCGCCGTACGGCTACGACCAGAACCTGCCGCCGCTGCACCCGCAGTACGACCCGGCGCAGCAGTACGCCCAGGCCCAGGCGCAGTACCCGCCGCAGCAGCAGCCCGGCCTGCCCCAGCCGCAGGGCGGCAGGCACGCGGCGCCGCCGCAGCCGGGCCACGGTCACGACCTGTCGACCGCGCACCTGGTCAAGCAGACCAAGCGGCCCCCGCAGTCGGGCTGGCGCAAGGCCGTCTACCTCGGCAGCGGCAAGCTGATCAACCCGGGCGAGAGCCCGGCCGACACCCAGCGCCGCGACCTCATCGCGCGCGTCAACCAGCCGCTGCGCGGGTGCTACAAGATCGCGATGCTGTCGCTCAAGGGCGGCGTCGGCAAGACGACCGTGACGACGACACTGGGCTCGACGTTCGCGTCGCTGCGCGGCGACCGCGTCGTGGCCGTGGACGCCAACCCCGACCGCGGCACGCTGTCGCAGAAGATCCCGCTGGAGACCACCGCCACGGTCCGTCACCTGCTGCGCGACGCGGCCCGCATCACGCGCTACAGCGACGTGCGGTCCTACACGTCCCAGGGCGCCAGCCGGCTGGAAATCCTCGCCAGCGAGCAGGATCCGGCCGTTTCCGAGGCCTTCTCCGAAGACGACTACCGGCGCACGGTCAACCTGCTGGAGCACTTCTACAACATCGTGCTGACCGACTGCGGGACCGGCCTGATGCACTCGGCGATGAAGGGTGTCCTGGACGTCGCGGACGCGCTGGTCGTGGTGTCCTCGGGCTCGGTCGACGGCGCCCGCAGCGCCTCGGCGACGCTGGACTGGCTCGAGGCGCACGGCTACGGCGAGCTGGTGAAACGCTCGGTGGCGGTGATCAACTCGGTCCGGCCCAAGGGCGGCTCGGTCGACCTCGACAAGCTGTCGGCGCACTTCGGCGCCAAGGTCCGCGCGGTCTGCCGCGTGCCGTTCGACCCGCACCTGGAAGAGGGCGCGGAGATCGAGCTGGACCGCCTGTCCGGCGACACGCGCCTGGCCCTGCTGGAGCTGGCCGCGACCGTCGCCGACGGCTTCGCCACCCCGCTTTCCCAGGGTTACCGCTGA
- a CDS encoding BldC family transcriptional regulator has product MTATMGGRLLTPGEVAALFRVDPKTVTRWATAGRIGSIRTPGGHRRFRESEVNELLAELTTDASEPARKA; this is encoded by the coding sequence ATGACCGCGACGATGGGCGGACGCCTGCTCACCCCTGGCGAGGTGGCGGCGCTGTTCCGGGTGGACCCGAAGACCGTGACCCGGTGGGCGACCGCGGGCCGGATCGGCTCGATCCGGACCCCGGGCGGGCACCGGCGGTTCCGGGAATCCGAGGTCAACGAGCTCCTCGCGGAGCTGACCACGGACGCCAGCGAACCGGCTCGCAAGGCCTGA